A single Parabacteroides timonensis DNA region contains:
- a CDS encoding dihydroorotate dehydrogenase-like protein: MIDIKTQYAGLTLRNPLIVGSSGLTNNPERNKEFEKAGAGAIVLKSLFEEQIEMQSDSLMQDSDYPEAADYIRGYVKANQVNNYLELIKKTKEQCTIPIIASINCYKSDVWIDFARQIELAGADALELNVFFLETSLEYNPDEIRDLYVNIIRKVKETISIPVIIKIGKNVGNIPALVNTLKVNGADGIVMFNRFYQPDIDINNMQIVSGNVFSNHSDLSDTIRWTAIVSGKVPGISIASSTGIHDWEDVIKCLLAGASAVQMCSALYTHGGEIISQVLTCIEEWMHQAHYQSLSQFQGKLNYANIPNPAMYERSQFMKYFSNRD; this comes from the coding sequence ATGATTGACATTAAAACCCAATACGCGGGACTAACACTTCGCAATCCTTTAATTGTAGGAAGTTCAGGTTTGACAAATAATCCTGAGCGAAACAAAGAATTCGAAAAAGCCGGTGCCGGAGCCATTGTTCTCAAATCTCTTTTTGAGGAACAAATCGAAATGCAGAGCGATTCGCTTATGCAGGACTCCGATTATCCGGAGGCCGCTGACTATATCCGCGGTTATGTAAAAGCAAACCAGGTAAACAACTATCTGGAACTGATCAAAAAGACGAAAGAACAGTGCACCATTCCTATCATTGCCAGCATCAACTGTTACAAGTCTGATGTATGGATTGATTTTGCCCGCCAGATAGAGTTGGCAGGAGCAGACGCTCTAGAACTGAATGTATTCTTCCTTGAAACGAGTTTGGAATACAACCCCGACGAGATACGCGACCTCTACGTCAATATCATCCGGAAAGTAAAGGAAACGATTTCAATACCTGTTATTATAAAGATCGGGAAAAATGTCGGAAATATCCCGGCACTGGTCAACACATTAAAGGTAAACGGAGCAGACGGTATCGTTATGTTCAACCGTTTCTACCAGCCGGATATCGACATTAATAATATGCAGATAGTATCCGGCAATGTGTTCAGCAACCACTCCGACCTAAGTGATACGATCCGTTGGACCGCAATTGTATCCGGAAAGGTACCCGGAATAAGCATTGCTTCTTCTACCGGTATTCATGACTGGGAAGACGTGATCAAATGCCTGTTGGCAGGAGCTTCAGCCGTACAGATGTGCAGCGCATTATATACACATGGCGGTGAAATCATTTCACAGGTACTTACCTGCATAGAAGAATGGATGCACCAGGCACACTATCAAAGCCTGTCACAATTCCAGGGTAAACTGAACTATGCCAACATTCCTAATCCGGCAATGTACGAGCGTTCACAGTTTATGAAATACTTCTCAAACAGAGACTAA
- a CDS encoding MarR family winged helix-turn-helix transcriptional regulator — MEAICVIKDIYKTLYQFEKAFSEVHEITINEAMLLCCLKDNLAKSAGTICDYIGLSNSRVSKVITSVENKGFIHRAISKEDKRQMFFSLTPKGKEKVQQMMNAELRFDSLFDKLQQCMKKG, encoded by the coding sequence ATGGAAGCAATTTGCGTAATAAAGGACATCTATAAAACATTGTACCAATTTGAGAAAGCATTCTCGGAGGTACATGAGATCACAATCAATGAAGCCATGCTGCTTTGCTGCCTGAAAGACAACCTGGCAAAATCAGCCGGTACGATTTGTGATTATATCGGTTTATCGAATTCACGAGTATCCAAGGTTATTACTTCCGTCGAAAACAAAGGATTCATCCACCGTGCAATCAGTAAGGAAGATAAGCGGCAGATGTTCTTCTCTCTTACCCCGAAAGGTAAAGAGAAAGTTCAGCAGATGATGAATGCCGAATTGCGTTTCGATAGTCTGTTCGATAAATTGCAACAATGCATGAAAAAAGGGTAA
- a CDS encoding cupin domain-containing protein, producing MEKLFQKGVVVDLSSWVDYSEGGVVSKQIVKSAAGNITLFSFDKGEGLSEHTAPFDALVQILEGEMEIVVDGNHSKMKAGESLVLPANVPHALTATERFKMLLTMIKG from the coding sequence ATGGAAAAGTTATTTCAAAAAGGAGTTGTAGTTGATTTAAGTAGTTGGGTTGATTATTCTGAAGGCGGAGTAGTCAGCAAACAGATTGTAAAAAGTGCAGCAGGTAATATAACCTTGTTTTCTTTTGATAAAGGGGAGGGACTGAGTGAGCATACCGCTCCTTTTGATGCCCTGGTTCAAATATTGGAAGGTGAAATGGAAATAGTAGTTGATGGAAATCATTCGAAAATGAAAGCAGGGGAGTCGTTGGTACTTCCGGCGAACGTTCCGCATGCTTTAACTGCTACAGAACGATTTAAAATGCTTTTGACTATGATCAAGGGATAA
- a CDS encoding YggS family pyridoxal phosphate-dependent enzyme — translation MSISQNIVQLKASLPANVTLVAVSKFHPAAALEEAYNAGQRVFGESRAQELTAKQKVLPGDIEWHFIGPLQSNKVKDIAPFIHTIHSIDSLKLLQEVNKQALKNSRVIRVLLEIHVAQEETKHGLSPDECRELLQNEQLAELRNIQICGLMGMATYTDDTTLIEQEFHTLHELFSELKSIYFKGNDNFAVLSMGMSHDYPIAIRQGSTMIRVGTSIFGEREY, via the coding sequence ATGAGCATCTCCCAGAATATAGTACAGCTAAAGGCATCGTTACCGGCAAACGTCACGCTGGTAGCCGTGTCTAAGTTTCATCCGGCAGCAGCATTGGAGGAAGCCTACAATGCTGGCCAGCGTGTCTTCGGCGAAAGCAGGGCACAGGAGCTGACGGCTAAACAAAAAGTACTACCGGGTGATATAGAATGGCATTTTATCGGTCCGCTGCAAAGCAATAAAGTGAAAGATATCGCACCTTTTATCCATACGATCCATAGCATCGATTCTCTTAAATTATTGCAGGAAGTAAATAAGCAAGCTTTAAAAAACAGCCGTGTTATCCGTGTCTTGCTGGAAATACACGTTGCACAGGAAGAAACAAAACACGGACTGTCACCAGACGAATGCCGCGAACTTCTGCAAAACGAACAACTCGCCGAACTAAGGAATATTCAGATATGCGGATTGATGGGAATGGCGACCTATACAGATGATACAACGCTCATCGAACAGGAATTTCACACCTTGCATGAACTTTTCAGTGAATTAAAATCTATATATTTCAAAGGAAATGATAATTTTGCAGTGTTATCCATGGGAATGAGCCACGATTATCCGATTGCCATTCGTCAGGGTAGCACTATGATACGGGTTGGAACCAGTATTTTCGGCGAACGCGAGTACTAA